Proteins co-encoded in one Stomoxys calcitrans chromosome 5, idStoCalc2.1, whole genome shotgun sequence genomic window:
- the LOC106095313 gene encoding transmembrane protein 164 gives MVWDWAVGGVTEEVPRTMGPECENYMTNRRRIIEAILFCLVFICVIRWAIKRLEPIQLPDAKELNKPHSGMRIALLLTMTLIFGIEMGFKLANRSVIFVLNPCHIQTLVQIYILAAKPSRTTTALFRIQMNNLNGAFLAYIFPEVECRTLPFEQATYWIQHALLYIIPVYILRSGLCQVEDFRDFNWVIIGVEFQLIYHFSVLNIFSMYTGINLNHMLCAAESDPFQGQNYRIAAVIHESILCPILNKLTVYLFAKPQSIQYSTKRKGASVSTMRSQQQHYEQLTLQSSPSSLSSSSSSTATRKVSQTQKLQQHKPPTTCNKLYMPEDGAPSQLIHRNSREQSTSSKYLQDDDFMLEQEAPASAEYRMPTTKID, from the exons ATGGTTTGGGATTGGGCCGTTGGTGGCGTTACCGAGGAGGTACCGCGCACTATGGGCCCAGAATGCGAGAATTATATGACAAATCGCCGGAGAATAATAGAAGCTATACTATTTTGCCTTGTGTTTATTTGCGTTATACGATGGGCCATAAAACGCTTGGAGCCTATACAACTGCCGGATGCCAAAGAATTAAATAAACCTCATAGCGGCATGCGGATAGCATTattgctcaccatgacattGATATTTGGCATTGAGATGGGTTTTAAACTTGCCAATAGATCTgtgatatttgttttaaatcctTGTCATATCCAAACGTTAGTGCAA ATTTATATCTTAGCCGCCAAGCCAAGCAGAACGACTACAGCGCTGTTTCGCATACAAATGAACAACTTAAATGGTGCATTTTTGGCCTACATATTTCCCGAGGTTGAATGTCGAACGCTACCATTTGAACAGGCCACTTATTGGATACAACACGCTCTATTATATATAATACCGGTGTATATTCTCCGTTCGGGCCTGTGCCAAGTCGAGGATTTCCGTGACTTTAATTGGGTCATAATCGGTGTGGAGTTTCAGTTAATTTACCATTTTagcgttttaaatattttttcaatg TATACTGGGATTAATCTCAACCATATGCTTTGTGCTGCTGAAAGTGATCCTTTTCAAGGTCAAAATTACCGCATTGCCGCTGTGATACACGAGTCAATTCTATGTCCCATACTTAATAAGCTAACGGTATATTTGTTTGCTAAACCTCAAAGCATACAATATTCGACCAAACGGAAAGGTGCTTCAGTATCAACCATGAGGTCGCAACAACAACACTATGAACAGTTAACATTACAATCGTCGCCGTCGtcgttgtcatcatcatcatcgtcaacaGCCACACGAAAGGTGTCGCAAACTCAAAAACTTCAACAACATAAACCGCCCACTACATGTAATAAGTTATATATGCCGGAAGATGGCGCACCATCTCAACTGATACATCGTAACAGTAGGGAGCAGAGCACATCGTCTAAATATTTACAGGACGATGATTTTATGTTGGAGCAGGAGGCGCCTGCTTCTGCTGAATATAGAATGCCTACAACTAAAATCGATTAG
- the LOC106095375 gene encoding sterol regulatory element-binding protein cleavage-activating protein, protein MSISEHGTGNSSIKSAIPQSSGTGNSNTTAAGYGSASSSSQPSSSGHSQPAQRSKKPTTGLPGAVSHIYYKHGLFLSSYPTCATSIAIVAILLSCYPLINIPLPGTIPTKIVLPFEGKYPLFGEGDRSNYSLVKNIFNVNNVSYEPHVPWSQSLPFFYVQQITLRSSVLPWTDDMQLMDAFRAPLYEVFRLLEIVRNHVSAENQRTLDKICLRVDNVKRTQNEQIFPEYDCLMLSPANLWGQSFQNFTNDANILNTIFQYHNLQKSKVSTSEMLFGLPMQDTGFKRYPLRARSRIIQYALTLIIKQNDREYIESLKEKLLKYYPPPQIGGGNVDSAQQQAAEKTSITYIFYPGEFKMWEFLPLSIAFVLLFTYVYFSVRKIDVIRSRFLLALCAAVTILGSLVMSLGLCFFFGLTISLQSKDIFPYLVILLGLENCLVITRSVVSTDETFDVKIRVAQALSKEGWHISKTLLTEITILTIGLATFVPVIQEFCVFAIVGLLSDYMLQMMLFSTILAMNIKRPEYSTEAKHLPKMMLSFTGNSSSGNTNHASGFAGNGRPDFRFFGNSPSPTGNNAGGFSQTPFGAGIFHRSQSHPKLAFGDFGVLNGGQDMKRSSIALGSNSQPDIPKRLKIVNFWARTRFFQRAFMVWMSVWICSIVYNSGYLENLFVVDSNRTVGLGSYEIQRNWMVGRGAVSSFFSNVHSAINAGGATNQDGEHNPYGGNSVFGNGYNAGQEGSPMETQINETEAELRRLLYPDFEINYFLSNFHWSTIMKQYNVSLKGRYVTILPTIKLSHAINPEKAVRGRNPNEKVVQNFQWKALAAALDPLDFSDDENRESPIFMPGGTPLFPKSPMEIFFAITLCCISVFVLCYTMVVFYRCICTRNYAEWRSSWNESSDFTHKTEQILEGVPTQIAGHKHRIECLVSDGSNIISCCLKGQIKVWDARSGENITTINRGDMQVTTHREDGEVVVRKLNSSPVWCLDYFDNLIAVGCANGRIELWEMPSGTLKCTYHEDSKRNQGITHINLNSDRVIVARLCGRLDFYRLETYYKGKQIDWGFTSAYRRTHVRTNSTGSIGLMHHQQHQQAHQRNERTTNEEMKCILRGVRLAHQQPITCMEVVNEMVFTGSQDHTLKVYSLNNTDIEYTLHGHCGPITCLFVDRWQPGTGGSGSQDGMLCVWDLFTGACMYNIQAHDGAVSCLACAPSYVISLGTDERICVWERFQGNLLTTINISNAYSSLLMLTPSLLVTSKMGSLIVWDVRTGEPAREVKLDFSNLHLCPKIMMLAYDSVVCDYGNEIRVVRFPIVADKSN, encoded by the exons ATGTCCATATCAGAACATGGTACCGGCAATTCATCAATTAAAAGTGCAATACCACAATCGTCTGGTACCGGCAACTCGAATACCACTGCTGCTGGCTATGGTTcggcgtcgtcgtcgtcgcaaCCCTCATCATCCGGCCACTCTCAGCCAGCACAAAGATCGAAAAAACCCACAACAGGGCTGCCGGGAGCTGTTTCGCATATCTATTATAAACATGGTCTCTTTTTGTCAAGTTATCCCACATGTGCCACCAGCATTGCTATTGTGGCAATATTGCTATCATG tTATCCCCTCATAAACATCCCATTACCTGGAACCATACCAACAAAAATCGTTTTACCCTTCGAGGGTAAATATCCATTATTTGGTGAAGGTGATCGCTCCAATTATTCATTGGTTAAGAATATATTCAACGTCAATAATGTCTCATACGAACCGCATGTGCCGTGGTCTCAaagtttgccatttttttatGTGCAACAAATAACATTGCGCTCCAGTGTGCTACCCTGGACCGATGACATGCAATTAATGGATGCATTTCGGGCGCCTCTCTATGAAGTTTTTAGACTTTTGGAAATTGTTCGCAATCATGTATCGGCTGAAAA CCAACGCACTTTGGATAAGATTTGTTTGCGTGTGGATAATGTCAAGCGAACACAAAATGAACAAATTTTCCCGGAATACGATTGTCTAATGCTCTCGCCAGCCAATCTATGGGGACAAAGCTTTCAAAACTTTACCAACGATGCAAATATTTTGAACACCATTTTTCAATATCAT AATCTTCAAAAATCCAAGGTATCCACCTCTGAAATGCTATTTGGCCTTCCAATGCAAGATACCGGATTTAAGCGATATCCCCTGCGAGCTCGCTCCCGCATAATACAGTATGCCCTGACATTGATAATCAAACAGAATGATCGTGAATACATAGAGTCGTTGAAGGAAAAACTACTGAAATACTATCCTCCGCCTCAAATTGGTGGGGGCAATGTGGACTCAGCACAGCAACAGGCTGCAGAGAAAACTTCCATCACCTACATTTTCTATCCTGGAGAATTTAAAATGTGGGAATTTCTGCCGCTCTCCATAGCGTTTGTATTACTCTTTACCTACGTGTATTTCTCGGTGCGCAAAATCGATGTCATACGTTCGCGTTTCCTTTTGGCCCTGTGTGCAGCAGTTACCATTTTGGGTAGTCTGGTGATGTCATTGGGTTTATGTTTCTTCTTTGGCCTAACCATAAGTCTGCAGTCTaaagatatttttccatatTTGGTCATACTCTTGGGTCTGGAAAACTGTTTGGTCATTACGCGTAGTGTGGTATCAACCGATGAAACGTTTGATGTGAAAATAAGGGTAGCTCAAGCGCTGAGCAAGGAAGGCTGGCACATTTCAAAGACTCTGCTGACGGAAATTACAATACTAACCATAGGCTTGGCCACCTTTGTGCCTGTTATACAAGAGTTTTGCGTATTTGCAATTGTGGGTTTGTTGTCGGATTATATGTTGCAAATGATGTTGTTCTCCACCATAttggccatgaacattaagAGGCCGGAATATTCAACAGAGGCAAAACATTTGCCAAAAATGATGCTCTCATTTACGGGCAATTCTTCGTCTGGCAATACAAACCATGCCTCTGGATTTGCTGGCAATGGACGCCCTGATTTCAGATTCTTCGGCAACTCCCCATCGCCAACAGGCAACAATGCTGGGGGATTTTCCCAAACACCTTTTGGGGCTGGGATTTTTCATCGCTCGCAGTCGCATCCTAAATTGGCATTTGGAGATTTTGGAGTGCTTAATGGTGGCCAGGATATGAAGAGATCATCGATTGCTTTGGGTTCTAACAGTCAGCCGGATATACCAAAACGCTTGAAGATTGTGAATTTCTGGGCCCGCACACGTTTCTTTCAACGAGCCTTCATGGTATGGATGAGTGTCTGGATATGTTCCATTGTCTACAACTCGGGCTATTTGGAAAATCTTTTTGTGGTGGACAGCAATCGTACTGTGGGTTTGGGCAGTTATGAAATTCAACGCAATTGGATGGTTGGTCGTGGGGCGGTATCGAGTTTTTTCTCCAACGTGCATTCAGCCATTAATGCTGGCGGGGCCACCAATCAAGATGGTGAGCATAATCCTTATGGTGGCAACAGTGTTTTTGGGAACGGCTATAATGCTGGTCAGGAAG GCTCTCCCATGGAAACACAAATTAATGAGACAGAAGCAGAGCTTAGACGTCTACTATACCCAGATTTTGAAATCAATTATTTCCTCTCTAATTTTCACTGGTCAACAATAATGAAGCAGTACAATGTCTCACTGAAGGGTCGTTATGTTACCATATTGCCGACCATTAAACTTTCGCATGCCATAAATCCGGAAAAGGCAGTTCGTGGCCGTAATCCAAATGAAAAggtggtgcaaaatttccaatggaAGGCCTTGGCAGCGGCTTTGGATCCTTTAGATTTCAGTGATGATGAGAATCGTGAATCGCCCATTTTTATGCCAGGTGGCACTCCCCTTTTTCCCAAGAGTCCCATGGAGATATTCTTTGCAATAACCCTTTGCTGTATAAGCGTTTTTGTGTTATGCTACACCATGGTAGTGTTCTATCGTTGTATATGCACTCGTAACTATGCCGAATGGCGCTCAAGTTGGAATGAATCCTCGGACTTTACACACAAAACGGAACAAATACTTGAAGGTGTACCCACCCAGATTGCAGGACATAAACATCGCATAGAATGTCTAGTCTCTGATGGTTCCAACATCATAAGCTGTTGTTTAAAAGGCCAAATAAAAGTGTGGGACGCGCGAAGTGGAGAGAACATTACAACCATCAACAGGGGTGACATGCAGGTGACCACACATCGCGAAGATGGCGAGGTGGTGGTGAGAAAATTGAACTCATCCCCTGTATGGTGTTTGGATTACTTTGATAACCTAATTGCCGTTGGTTGTGCTAATGGGCGCATTGAGTTATGGGAAATGCCATCTGGTACTTTGAAG TGCACTTATCACGAAGATTCCAAACGTAATCAAGGTATTACGCATATAAATTTGAATAGTGATCGTGTAATTGTGGCCCGTCTCTGTGGGCGTTTGGACTTTTATCGTTTGGAAACCTATTACAAGGGCAAACAGATTGATTGGGGCTTTACTTCGGCATACCGCAGAA CCCATGTTCGAACAAATTCCACTGGCAGCATTGGCCTAATGCACCATCAGCAGCATCAACAGGCCCATCAGCGAAATGAAAGAACAACCAATGAGGAGATGAAATGCATACTGCGAGGAGTGCGCTTGGCTCATCAGCAACCCATTACATGTATGGAGGTGGTAAATGAGATGGTATTTACGGGTAGCCAAGATCATACCCTCAAG GTGTACAGCTTAAATAACACCGACATAGAATATACCCTACACGGTCATTGTGGTCCAATAACGTGCCTCTTTGTGGACCGTTGGCAGCCGGGCACAGGTGGCTCAGGTTCCCAGGATGGTATGCTATGTGTTTGGGATCTATTTACAGGTGCCTGCATGTACAATATACAGGCCCACGATGGAGCTGTCAGTTGTTTGGCCTGTGCGCCCAGTTATGTTATATCGCTGGGTACAGATGAGCGCATTTGTGTATGGGAACGATTTCAGGGCAATTTGCTGACCACAATAAACATCTCAAATGCTTATTCAAGTCTCTTAATGCTGACACCATCACTGCTAGTCACCAGCAAGATGG GATCTCTAATAGTTTGGGATGTTCGCACTGGCGAACCAGCGAGAGAAGTCAAATTGGACTTTTCCAACCTACATTTATGCCCCAAGATTATGATGTTAGCCTATGATTCTGTGGTCTGTGACTATGGCAATGAGATACGGGTGGTACGATTTCCTATAGTTGCGGATAAGTCTAATTAA